In Acaryochloris marina S15, a single genomic region encodes these proteins:
- a CDS encoding DUF1636 domain-containing protein, which translates to MASPIMTQHALFVCRSCAFSPTQRDYRGQRGGHHLLSHLSRLQEQSPLPPEFKIEAVDCFSACNRPCTIALAAAGKNTLMFGDQLPLDSAAAVFQLARQYYSSSDGIVPRQRRPKSLQKGILARIPYPSL; encoded by the coding sequence ATGGCATCGCCCATCATGACTCAACATGCTCTATTCGTCTGTCGGTCCTGTGCCTTCTCGCCGACCCAACGGGATTACAGGGGTCAACGCGGTGGCCATCACCTACTTAGCCATTTATCGCGGCTTCAGGAGCAATCGCCCCTCCCTCCTGAGTTCAAGATCGAAGCGGTGGACTGTTTTAGCGCCTGCAATCGTCCCTGCACCATTGCCTTAGCAGCGGCAGGGAAAAACACACTAATGTTTGGTGACCAATTGCCCCTAGATAGTGCCGCCGCAGTTTTTCAATTGGCCCGCCAATATTATTCCAGTTCAGATGGCATCGTTCCCCGTCAGCGTCGTCCAAAGTCGCTACAAAAAGGGATTCTAGCAAGGATTCCCTACCCTAGCCTGTAA
- a CDS encoding NAD(P)/FAD-dependent oxidoreductase, with translation MKQTNSSYDVVIVGAGPAGVGCAVALQELGMENFILLDRLQVGASFLRWPAEMNLITPSFPSHGFGLLDLNAITLKTSPAIAFRREHINGQQYALYLQTVVDHFHLPVKTETDVLAIEPLSQCRGFILKTSGGDVKTQFVIWAAGEFQYPRLNPFLGADHCIHNSQIRSWANLPGDEFTIIGGYESGMDAATHLVALGKNVRVLDRTGVWGNQETDPSISLSPYTLQRVMLAHQTGRLELIGNVSIEEVKKVSGGYAVFSEYQKWLTVHPPILCTGFETSLQQIASLFFWAEGHAILNDQDESTLTPGLFVVGPSVRHHGLIFCFIYKFRQRFAVVADAIARRLDLDPAPLETYRQQGMFLDDLSCCDNDCIC, from the coding sequence ATGAAACAGACAAATTCTTCCTATGACGTAGTGATAGTCGGTGCGGGGCCAGCCGGGGTGGGTTGTGCGGTCGCGCTTCAGGAGCTAGGCATGGAAAACTTTATCCTGCTGGATCGGCTGCAGGTGGGGGCGTCTTTTCTCCGCTGGCCAGCAGAGATGAACTTGATTACCCCCTCGTTTCCGAGTCATGGTTTTGGCCTACTCGATCTCAATGCCATTACCTTGAAAACGTCTCCAGCGATCGCCTTTCGACGAGAACATATCAATGGCCAGCAGTATGCACTCTATTTGCAAACGGTGGTCGATCACTTCCATTTGCCTGTGAAGACAGAAACGGATGTTTTGGCCATTGAGCCCCTTTCTCAGTGTCGCGGCTTCATCCTAAAGACGTCTGGCGGAGACGTCAAAACCCAGTTTGTGATCTGGGCTGCTGGGGAATTCCAATACCCAAGGTTAAATCCATTTTTGGGAGCAGACCATTGCATTCACAATTCTCAGATTCGCTCTTGGGCCAATTTGCCAGGGGATGAATTTACGATCATCGGCGGCTATGAAAGTGGTATGGATGCCGCCACCCACTTAGTCGCCTTAGGAAAGAACGTCAGGGTTTTAGATCGGACTGGGGTGTGGGGGAACCAGGAGACGGATCCGAGCATTTCTTTGTCACCCTATACGCTGCAGCGCGTGATGTTGGCCCATCAAACGGGCCGTCTCGAACTGATTGGCAATGTCTCCATTGAGGAAGTCAAAAAAGTGTCGGGGGGCTATGCCGTCTTTAGCGAATATCAGAAATGGCTGACGGTTCATCCCCCGATTCTCTGTACTGGTTTTGAGACCAGCTTGCAGCAGATTGCGTCGTTGTTCTTTTGGGCAGAGGGGCATGCCATTTTGAATGATCAAGATGAGTCTACTCTGACGCCAGGGCTGTTTGTGGTTGGCCCCTCCGTCCGTCATCACGGTCTTATTTTTTGCTTTATCTATAAATTTCGGCAGCGGTTTGCGGTAGTGGCTGATGCGATCGCACGCCGTTTAGACCTTGACCCTGCGCCTTTAGAAACCTACCGCCAACAAGGAATGTTTTTAGATGACCTGTCTTGTTGCGACAACGACTGTATCTGTTAG
- a CDS encoding WD40 repeat domain-containing protein, protein MPRVAQPHLGRQWRGRLDDYVTAIAWSPNSQQVAACDGAGTVQCLNRMTQQTYCLQTGTGQSVDALAYSADGHFLAAGGQDGRVFIWEMSGDPPTLVTCLENPRAWVDQLAWHPRRQELVFSLGRYAQVWEAETQQVLTTLAFESSSVLDLAWHPQQDWLAVGGHQGVKIWQDWDQDPEIREISGSSLCVSWSPDGQYLASGNLDPTLVVWPSDKTTPWRMTGFPGKVRQLAWSVVDATHLLSAASGSCVTTWQREGDGWEAELLDGHTQAVNAIAFQPNSTLLVSAAADDYLCLWQGGYKLIQAQKGISGSALAWSPDGQTLALGGQQGEWQLWTQSSRGQGFR, encoded by the coding sequence TTGCCTCGTGTAGCTCAGCCTCACCTCGGACGTCAATGGCGTGGGCGTTTAGATGATTACGTGACGGCCATTGCCTGGTCACCCAATAGCCAGCAGGTGGCCGCCTGCGATGGAGCGGGTACGGTTCAGTGCTTGAATCGGATGACCCAGCAAACCTATTGTCTGCAAACGGGTACCGGACAGTCAGTGGATGCCTTGGCTTACTCCGCTGACGGCCATTTTCTGGCAGCAGGGGGGCAAGATGGCCGTGTTTTTATTTGGGAGATGAGCGGAGACCCACCAACCCTAGTTACTTGTCTAGAGAATCCTCGCGCCTGGGTGGATCAACTAGCCTGGCATCCCCGGCGTCAAGAATTGGTGTTTAGTTTGGGGCGCTATGCCCAGGTCTGGGAAGCTGAGACTCAACAAGTCCTGACCACTCTCGCTTTTGAAAGCTCTTCCGTTTTAGATTTAGCCTGGCATCCTCAGCAGGATTGGCTGGCGGTGGGGGGCCATCAAGGGGTCAAAATTTGGCAGGATTGGGACCAAGATCCGGAAATTCGAGAGATTTCAGGATCGAGTCTCTGTGTCTCTTGGTCACCCGACGGGCAATATTTAGCCTCAGGAAATTTAGATCCCACCTTAGTGGTCTGGCCTTCGGATAAAACAACCCCCTGGCGCATGACGGGTTTCCCAGGCAAAGTTCGGCAGTTGGCCTGGTCCGTGGTGGATGCTACTCATCTTCTGTCTGCAGCCAGTGGTAGCTGCGTCACTACCTGGCAACGTGAAGGGGATGGCTGGGAAGCCGAGCTATTGGATGGGCATACGCAGGCAGTCAATGCCATTGCCTTTCAGCCCAATAGCACCCTTTTGGTATCTGCAGCGGCGGATGACTATCTCTGTCTGTGGCAAGGTGGATACAAGCTAATACAAGCGCAAAAAGGCATCAGCGGTTCAGCGCTGGCTTGGAGTCCAGATGGCCAGACCTTAGCCCTAGGGGGTCAGCAAGGAGAATGGCAGCTTTGGACCCAAAGTTCACGGGGGCAAGGATTTCGCTAG
- a CDS encoding type II toxin-antitoxin system Phd/YefM family antitoxin, with protein sequence MEVYTYSEARQNLSEPLNQAQAEEVIIKRRDGAVFSIKAKKPKKSPFNVEGIESTVSKKQILAAVRESRKS encoded by the coding sequence ATGGAAGTTTATACTTATTCTGAGGCAAGGCAAAATCTGTCAGAGCCTTTAAATCAAGCACAGGCGGAAGAAGTAATCATTAAACGAAGAGATGGAGCTGTTTTCTCTATCAAAGCAAAGAAGCCAAAAAAATCTCCCTTTAATGTTGAAGGTATTGAATCCACTGTGTCAAAGAAGCAAATTTTAGCAGCCGTGCGAGAGTCAAGAAAGTCGTAA
- a CDS encoding ISNCY family transposase — MNEGVLNFPLLLHWLHQLIEHLDDPRQPSNGTKFSLKDIVLGAFAVFFMQCPSFLEYQRHVHSRHGRDNAQALFELTELPTSNQIKNVLDLIAFRLLFPIFYQIYSVLLRRGYLEQYKVLGGHLLVGLDGSEYFSSNWICCDQCSTKTHRDGSVTYTHTAVLPVLVCPEIEHVISLAPEFIRPQDGAEKQDSETAAAKRWIKGHAQGFDGAKITVLGDDLYSRQPMVETCLEDELNFIFVCLPSSHPELYEWVEYLEGIGDVEHLETRGWNGRYHEICQYRYYNRIPLREELPAVMVNWCEVSVTRAADGKTMYHNAFITHHFINDQSVAEIVSAGRARWKAENEGHNVLKTKGYHLEHNFGHGQKNLAAVLLVLNLLAFLFHTVLHLVDSTYQRMRKQRGTRQGFFHDIQTLTKYLLFESWEHLLQFMLDDPEPRIAADTS, encoded by the coding sequence ATGAATGAAGGTGTTCTAAATTTCCCTCTCTTACTGCACTGGCTACATCAGCTCATTGAGCACCTCGATGATCCACGTCAACCCAGTAATGGCACCAAATTTAGTCTCAAAGATATTGTATTAGGCGCATTTGCTGTCTTCTTTATGCAATGTCCTTCGTTTCTGGAGTACCAACGCCATGTTCATAGTCGTCATGGTCGTGACAACGCCCAAGCCCTCTTTGAGTTAACAGAACTCCCCACGAGCAACCAAATCAAGAATGTTTTGGACTTGATCGCATTTCGTCTTCTGTTTCCCATTTTTTATCAAATTTATAGCGTTCTCCTACGACGAGGTTATCTAGAGCAATATAAGGTTCTAGGTGGACACCTGTTGGTAGGGCTAGACGGCAGCGAGTATTTTTCCTCAAACTGGATTTGTTGCGATCAGTGTTCTACCAAAACCCATCGGGATGGGAGTGTCACCTATACGCACACCGCCGTGTTGCCCGTCCTCGTTTGTCCGGAAATTGAACATGTCATTTCTCTGGCCCCAGAGTTCATTCGTCCTCAAGATGGTGCGGAGAAACAGGATAGTGAAACCGCTGCGGCCAAACGGTGGATCAAGGGGCATGCTCAAGGGTTTGACGGAGCCAAGATTACGGTTCTTGGCGATGACCTCTATAGCCGTCAACCGATGGTGGAGACTTGTTTAGAGGATGAGTTGAACTTCATTTTTGTCTGTTTGCCCTCCTCCCATCCAGAGCTATATGAATGGGTAGAGTATTTAGAAGGTATTGGAGATGTTGAGCATCTAGAGACTCGGGGCTGGAACGGTCGCTATCATGAAATTTGTCAGTATCGCTATTACAATCGCATCCCCCTGCGTGAGGAGCTACCAGCAGTGATGGTCAACTGGTGCGAAGTCTCTGTTACTCGTGCTGCTGATGGAAAGACTATGTATCACAACGCGTTCATTACTCACCATTTCATCAATGACCAAAGTGTGGCCGAGATTGTCAGTGCTGGACGTGCCCGATGGAAAGCGGAGAATGAAGGACACAATGTCCTCAAAACCAAGGGCTATCACTTAGAACATAATTTTGGTCATGGTCAGAAGAACCTTGCTGCTGTGCTATTGGTACTCAACCTGTTGGCATTCTTATTTCATACCGTCTTGCACTTGGTGGACTCCACTTATCAACGCATGCGAAAGCAACGGGGAACCCGACAAGGCTTTTTTCACGATATTCAGACTTTGACCAAATACTTGCTCTTTGAGAGTTGGGAGCATTTGCTCCAGTTTATGTTGGATGATCCAGAGCCTCGAATAGCAGCCGATACCTCATGA
- a CDS encoding RusA family crossover junction endodeoxyribonuclease, whose amino-acid sequence MQRIRLKAEVEHLLKVSNSPSKDARTFLVEKFNAINGTQLDPTSLLKDDELTVQRWIAGNTDLHFLSAELAKVYKRSYFFNEVDKVIAMQHSQERCLICGSVSQARFIPIRISPKSHQSLTPDLKRYYLEQLQNHPFIQGETQFDSSHRLCVQLICVLKEGRDKDVDNMAKLILDGIKGQVFPDDKQIDHLQVVKFRANESEEFVSIGVAVSTLNQHSDVLFGAINSDWSGQSRLNI is encoded by the coding sequence ATGCAACGAATTAGACTAAAGGCTGAAGTAGAGCATCTCTTGAAGGTTTCCAACTCGCCATCAAAAGATGCACGCACTTTTTTAGTTGAGAAGTTTAATGCAATTAATGGCACCCAACTCGATCCAACTAGCCTTCTCAAAGATGATGAACTAACTGTCCAGAGATGGATTGCTGGCAACACAGATTTGCATTTTCTTTCGGCTGAGTTGGCCAAGGTTTATAAGCGAAGCTATTTCTTCAACGAAGTCGATAAAGTTATTGCTATGCAGCATAGCCAGGAAAGATGTCTAATTTGTGGTTCAGTAAGCCAGGCTCGCTTTATCCCGATTCGTATTTCGCCTAAATCTCATCAATCATTGACCCCTGACTTGAAACGGTACTACCTTGAGCAACTACAAAATCATCCCTTCATTCAAGGTGAAACCCAATTCGATTCCTCTCATCGCTTATGTGTACAGCTAATTTGTGTATTGAAGGAAGGAAGGGATAAAGATGTCGATAACATGGCTAAGCTCATTTTGGATGGCATTAAGGGGCAAGTTTTTCCCGATGATAAGCAAATCGATCATCTGCAGGTCGTCAAATTTCGGGCTAACGAAAGTGAAGAGTTCGTAAGTATTGGTGTTGCTGTAAGCACGCTCAATCAACATTCAGATGTATTATTTGGAGCAATCAATTCGGATTGGTCAGGGCAATCTCGTCTAAATATCTAA
- a CDS encoding Uma2 family endonuclease: METLTINASKAALTEAQFYNICRQNEELRFEMTAQGDLIVMPPVGGLSGDREMSLGAKVWNWNDASSLGRVFIASAILFRT, from the coding sequence ATGGAAACGCTAACCATCAATGCTTCAAAAGCAGCATTAACTGAAGCGCAGTTTTACAATATTTGTCGTCAAAATGAAGAATTGCGCTTTGAGATGACCGCACAGGGGGATCTAATCGTTATGCCTCCAGTTGGCGGTTTAAGTGGCGATCGCGAAATGTCGCTGGGTGCAAAAGTATGGAACTGGAATGATGCCTCTAGCTTAGGTCGGGTATTTATAGCAAGCGCCATTTTATTCAGGACATAA
- a CDS encoding Crp/Fnr family transcriptional regulator gives MSSLITPTYATTHQQETSPVVRTFKRRECLPMIQNQNLLWKIETGMVRSITLHEEGDITTLGLWGAGDIIGHLFAGIEPYQSECLSTVRVHRLQIDDYKALEEAMWCHMQQSQALLTMHHGSVQTRFSTFLNWLADRFGQQSGDECFIPLPLTHQDIAEVIGSSRVTVTRLIGEFEREDTLSWSRKSCVLRHHSGSKTKPAEHHFRSCRH, from the coding sequence ATGTCCTCACTGATTACACCCACATACGCCACGACTCATCAACAAGAGACTAGCCCTGTCGTTCGGACGTTTAAGCGGCGGGAATGTTTGCCCATGATTCAAAACCAAAACCTTCTCTGGAAAATTGAGACGGGTATGGTTCGCAGCATTACCCTTCATGAAGAGGGTGATATTACCACCCTGGGACTCTGGGGAGCGGGAGATATTATTGGGCATCTGTTCGCTGGCATTGAACCTTACCAATCTGAATGCTTGAGTACTGTTCGAGTCCATCGACTACAGATCGATGACTACAAGGCTCTGGAGGAAGCGATGTGGTGTCACATGCAACAAAGTCAAGCCTTGCTCACCATGCATCATGGTTCAGTGCAAACGCGCTTTAGTACGTTTCTCAACTGGTTAGCTGACCGATTTGGCCAGCAGTCTGGAGACGAATGCTTTATTCCGCTTCCCCTCACCCATCAAGATATTGCTGAGGTGATTGGTTCCAGCCGAGTTACGGTTACGCGATTAATCGGGGAATTTGAGAGAGAAGATACGCTGTCCTGGTCTAGGAAGAGCTGCGTCTTACGTCATCATTCTGGCTCCAAAACAAAGCCTGCCGAGCATCACTTTAGAAGTTGTCGTCACTGA
- a CDS encoding IS630 family transposase (programmed frameshift) has translation MPKIYSYDLRCKVIDAIELDGMPPSEASDTFHISRNTINLWQRLKAETGDLHPIPRQHLGHSHKITDWDKFRAFAQEHRYKTQAQMAELWEGQISERTISRALKNIGFTRKKTYGYRQRDEHKRAEFVQKLTTVDPDDIVYADESGMDNRDEYDYGYGPKGERVYALKSGSRSGRVNMIAALRGKQLMAPFTIEGACNRTVFEIWLETCLIPMLKPGQKLVIDNATFHKGGRIEQLVEAAGCEVWYLPPYSPDLNKIERSWAWIKSRIRHQLEHFGSLREAMEHVLYLAS, from the exons ATGCCTAAAATCTACAGCTACGATTTACGTTGCAAAGTGATCGATGCTATTGAACTTGATGGCATGCCTCCCTCAGAAGCGAGTGACACCTTTCATATCAGTCGTAACACCATTAATCTATGGCAACGTCTCAAAGCAGAAACAGGTGATCTTCATCCCATCCCTAGACAACACCTTGGCCATAGCCACAAAATCACAGACTGGGATAAGTTTCGAGCTTTTGCTCAAGAACATCGCTATAAAACCCAAGCTCAGATGGCCGAGTTGTGGGAGGGGCAAATCAGTGAGCGTACTATTTCAAGAGCGCTGAAGAATATTGGATTTACTCGA AAAAAGACCTATGGCTACCGCCAACGCGATGAGCACAAACGGGCTGAGTTCGTCCAAAAGTTAACAACAGTAGACCCAGACGATATCGTCTATGCTGACGAGTCAGGGATGGACAATCGAGATGAGTATGACTATGGCTATGGTCCCAAAGGTGAGCGGGTCTATGCTTTAAAGTCTGGTAGCAGAAGTGGACGAGTCAATATGATTGCAGCTTTGAGAGGAAAGCAGCTCATGGCCCCGTTCACGATTGAAGGGGCTTGCAATCGCACCGTATTTGAAATTTGGCTTGAGACTTGTTTGATACCGATGCTCAAACCGGGGCAGAAGTTAGTCATTGATAATGCCACCTTCCATAAGGGAGGGCGAATTGAGCAACTGGTAGAAGCCGCAGGATGTGAAGTGTGGTACTTGCCACCCTATTCTCCTGATTTGAATAAGATTGAACGGTCGTGGGCTTGGATTAAAAGTCGAATTAGACACCAATTAGAGCACTTCGGTTCACTTAGAGAAGCAATGGAACATGTGTTGTACCTAGCGTCCTAA
- a CDS encoding DUF2282 domain-containing protein has translation MKTTTKAIAVTTALSGVLALGLVATRSDDAVAGKPGFEKCAGIVKTGLNDCGTSKHDCSGKATVDNDPEEWIYVPAGTCEKIVGSTLKEAAPPAEEGKEKG, from the coding sequence ATGAAAACGACGACCAAAGCCATTGCTGTTACCACCGCTTTATCAGGTGTGCTTGCCCTCGGCCTAGTGGCAACGCGATCGGATGATGCAGTCGCCGGTAAGCCCGGTTTTGAAAAATGTGCCGGTATCGTCAAGACTGGCCTCAATGACTGTGGCACGAGCAAGCATGACTGCTCTGGTAAAGCGACAGTCGATAATGACCCAGAAGAGTGGATTTATGTGCCTGCTGGAACCTGTGAAAAGATTGTTGGATCAACCTTGAAAGAGGCTGCACCTCCTGCTGAAGAAGGCAAGGAGAAGGGTTAA
- a CDS encoding Fur family transcriptional regulator, whose translation MPEKLTPHQRRVLEVLFSTPQEFSAQDLHQEFKKQQQRVGLATIYRALKVLQQRGKVQTRSLPNGEAVYSIASAHRHHLTCVNCGRSMPLMNCPVHELEQELSQTQKFQVFYHTLEFFGLCQNCVEVEVLA comes from the coding sequence ATGCCAGAGAAACTAACCCCTCATCAGCGGCGCGTGTTGGAAGTCCTCTTTTCCACTCCCCAAGAATTTTCTGCTCAAGATCTGCATCAAGAATTTAAAAAGCAGCAACAAAGAGTGGGGTTGGCAACGATTTACCGTGCCCTTAAGGTTCTCCAGCAGCGTGGCAAAGTGCAAACACGTTCTTTACCCAATGGTGAAGCGGTTTATAGTATTGCCTCCGCTCATCGACATCATCTGACCTGTGTAAACTGTGGCAGGTCCATGCCATTAATGAACTGCCCAGTCCACGAGTTAGAACAAGAACTCTCACAAACACAGAAATTTCAAGTCTTTTACCACACTCTAGAATTCTTTGGTCTGTGCCAGAACTGCGTTGAAGTGGAGGTTTTAGCCTGA
- a CDS encoding GTP-binding protein, translating into MVTAATGTVPVTVLTGYLGAGKTTLLNRILTYEHGKKVAVIVNEFGEVGIDNQLVIDADEEIFEMNNGCICCTVRGDLIRIIGNLMRRRDKFDHMVIETTGLADPAPVIQTFFVDEDMQTQLNLDAVVTVVDAKHIHQHWDADEAQEQIAFADVVLLNKTDLVSAADLVDLENRIRSMNAMAKIYRTQDASVEMDSILGVSAFDLDRALEIDPEFLGEDAHEHDETVGSVALTESGEIDGERLNSWLGNLLQTRGPDIFRMKGILNIAGADQRFVFQGVHMLFDGRADRPWKANETRKNELVFIGRNLDETQLKQEFQACLV; encoded by the coding sequence ATGGTTACCGCTGCAACAGGTACTGTCCCCGTCACCGTTCTAACTGGCTATCTGGGAGCGGGGAAAACAACATTACTCAACCGCATTCTCACCTATGAACATGGCAAAAAAGTGGCCGTGATTGTTAATGAATTTGGTGAGGTGGGCATTGATAATCAGCTGGTGATCGATGCCGATGAAGAAATCTTTGAAATGAACAATGGCTGTATCTGTTGCACCGTAAGGGGCGATCTGATTCGGATTATTGGCAACCTGATGCGACGACGAGATAAGTTCGACCATATGGTGATTGAGACCACAGGGCTAGCGGATCCGGCCCCAGTGATCCAGACCTTCTTTGTGGATGAAGATATGCAAACCCAGCTCAATCTGGATGCAGTGGTGACGGTCGTAGACGCTAAGCATATTCACCAACATTGGGATGCAGATGAAGCCCAGGAGCAAATCGCTTTTGCGGATGTGGTTTTACTCAATAAAACCGATTTAGTCAGTGCAGCCGATTTGGTGGATCTAGAAAATCGAATCCGCTCTATGAATGCCATGGCCAAAATTTACCGCACTCAGGATGCATCGGTGGAGATGGACTCTATTTTGGGGGTGAGTGCCTTTGATCTGGACCGAGCCTTGGAGATCGACCCTGAGTTTTTAGGAGAGGATGCCCATGAACATGACGAAACCGTGGGGTCGGTGGCCTTAACAGAATCGGGGGAAATCGATGGCGAACGACTCAATAGTTGGCTAGGAAATCTGTTGCAAACCAGAGGGCCAGATATTTTTCGCATGAAAGGGATTTTGAATATTGCTGGAGCAGATCAGCGGTTTGTGTTTCAGGGCGTCCACATGCTGTTTGATGGCCGTGCAGATCGCCCTTGGAAAGCCAATGAAACCCGCAAGAATGAGCTGGTGTTTATTGGCCGCAATTTAGATGAAACTCAGTTAAAACAGGAGTTCCAAGCTTGCCTCGTGTAG
- a CDS encoding WD40 repeat domain-containing protein gives MPLLKPLAELSRHHHLSDYITAISWSSVGNTLAVTSGAGEVLLLHNDSDLLLQDAIGSSIDSIAFSADGQWLAAGGQAGQIHLWLMATEKAPAPKTLTGDSAWIDRLQWHPHRNLLAFNRGKKVQIWDADRAEMLTSLELDAQVQDLGWSPDGQHLAVAANTLIHIWQIPQWHQSLYQWELIAPAMSLSWSPGGAYLATANQDQSVSILTWAKVSLVNQAPTAEDDLPTLIQGFPGKIRQLAWADVPDSERSPILAAATREYVAMSTLLPNADWQSWILESHTANVLDIAFQHQTGLLASLSEDGWVILWQAAIEAAQMLNGAKDGFSCLAWHSTGKCLAAGGQQGEVLVWSVGLGNENDEGGHD, from the coding sequence ATGCCCCTTCTTAAGCCCCTGGCAGAACTGAGTCGCCATCATCACCTATCGGATTACATTACTGCGATCTCCTGGTCGTCCGTTGGCAATACCCTGGCCGTGACTTCGGGGGCAGGCGAGGTTCTTTTGCTGCACAACGATAGTGATCTATTGCTTCAAGATGCCATTGGTTCATCCATCGATAGCATTGCCTTCTCCGCTGATGGCCAGTGGTTAGCAGCCGGTGGTCAAGCAGGGCAAATCCACCTCTGGCTCATGGCGACAGAGAAAGCTCCAGCCCCAAAGACCCTAACGGGCGACTCTGCCTGGATTGACCGGCTCCAGTGGCATCCCCACCGCAACTTACTCGCCTTCAATCGAGGGAAGAAGGTGCAAATCTGGGATGCTGATAGGGCCGAAATGCTGACCTCTCTTGAACTTGATGCCCAAGTTCAAGATCTTGGCTGGTCACCCGATGGGCAACATCTTGCGGTGGCAGCCAATACCCTAATCCACATCTGGCAGATCCCCCAGTGGCATCAATCCCTCTATCAATGGGAACTGATCGCTCCAGCAATGTCTCTATCCTGGTCGCCGGGCGGGGCTTATCTGGCAACAGCAAACCAAGACCAAAGCGTCAGTATTCTAACGTGGGCAAAAGTATCTCTTGTCAATCAGGCTCCCACCGCAGAAGATGACTTGCCAACCCTCATCCAAGGGTTTCCTGGTAAGATTCGCCAACTTGCCTGGGCCGATGTACCCGATTCGGAGCGCTCCCCCATATTAGCGGCTGCAACCCGTGAATATGTGGCGATGTCGACGCTATTACCCAACGCAGACTGGCAAAGTTGGATATTAGAGAGTCACACTGCAAACGTTTTAGATATTGCGTTTCAGCACCAAACGGGTTTGCTCGCCTCTCTATCTGAAGATGGTTGGGTCATTTTGTGGCAGGCAGCTATTGAAGCTGCTCAGATGCTCAATGGCGCGAAGGACGGATTTTCGTGTTTGGCTTGGCACTCCACTGGAAAGTGTCTAGCTGCAGGTGGTCAACAGGGTGAAGTTTTAGTTTGGTCTGTTGGTTTAGGGAATGAAAACGACGAAGGGGGGCATGACTGA
- a CDS encoding TIGR02652 family protein, which produces MTLSVLDWPIFGINIRCPICCQQSPALVLTEAYLCPRHGVFEADPVTGGLVHPASERCWHHWQGNWYQQHRDPEGLKIEVSQALDHLHYQGFRAIRLTLAHRYEALVQPHLESQSDWWRQIYYAKPRLYGLPLEFSPAIDADSRWQVINFEFSIEFGPPAYAYPFCTRWDEGVGKSI; this is translated from the coding sequence GTGACCCTCTCTGTGTTAGATTGGCCCATTTTTGGTATCAATATTCGCTGTCCGATTTGTTGCCAACAGAGTCCAGCCCTTGTGCTAACCGAGGCGTATCTTTGCCCTCGTCATGGGGTCTTTGAAGCTGATCCCGTAACGGGCGGTCTCGTCCACCCCGCTTCGGAGCGATGTTGGCATCACTGGCAGGGCAACTGGTATCAGCAACATCGCGACCCGGAAGGACTAAAGATAGAAGTTAGCCAAGCGCTTGATCACTTGCATTACCAGGGTTTTCGAGCGATTAGACTTACCCTTGCTCACCGATATGAAGCGCTAGTCCAGCCCCATTTAGAATCCCAATCTGACTGGTGGCGACAGATTTACTATGCCAAACCCCGGCTCTATGGACTGCCCTTAGAATTTAGCCCCGCCATCGATGCTGACTCCCGCTGGCAGGTGATCAATTTTGAATTCTCTATAGAATTTGGCCCGCCAGCTTACGCTTACCCGTTCTGTACCCGATGGGATGAGGGTGTTGGCAAGTCAATATAA
- a CDS encoding DUF2282 domain-containing protein: MKTTTKAVAVTTALSSVLALGLVATRSDNAVAGKPGFEKCAGIVKTGLNDCGTSKHDCSGKATVDNDPEEWIYVPAGTCEKIVGSTLKEAAPPAEAVEEDKKQG; encoded by the coding sequence ATGAAAACAACGACCAAAGCCGTTGCCGTTACCACTGCTTTATCCAGTGTGCTTGCCCTTGGTTTAGTTGCGACTCGATCTGACAATGCAGTTGCCGGTAAGCCTGGGTTTGAAAAATGTGCGGGTATCGTCAAGACTGGCCTCAATGACTGTGGCACGAGCAAGCATGACTGCTCTGGTAAAGCGACAGTCGATAATGACCCAGAAGAGTGGATTTATGTGCCTGCTGGAACCTGTGAAAAGATTGTTGGATCAACCTTGAAGGAGGCTGCTCCCCCTGCGGAAGCTGTTGAAGAAGACAAGAAGCAGGGGTAA